From one Desulfovibrio litoralis DSM 11393 genomic stretch:
- a CDS encoding cytochrome c biogenesis CcdA family protein — protein MFDQFFITINSWMMGHLGFAIIGSFLWGLISVLLSPCHLASIPLMIGYVAGQHKLVEGKEAVGYAGLFSLGLFISIGIVGSLCWVLGRILGDVSPYFFIPVGVLFVILGLDLMGVSACRLPSFSKGKLFLRGYIGALVLGLSYGIISGACTFGFIAPILAIISVQQQVMHGIILLFVFALGHCLPIAIAGSSVALAQRLLSSKSMQVATTWGRKLAGVLVVGVGIYVILTPFFA, from the coding sequence ATGTTTGACCAATTTTTTATTACTATAAATAGCTGGATGATGGGACATTTAGGTTTCGCTATTATCGGAAGCTTTTTATGGGGTCTTATTAGCGTTTTACTGAGTCCGTGCCATCTCGCCTCAATTCCCTTAATGATAGGATATGTCGCAGGTCAGCATAAACTTGTTGAAGGTAAAGAAGCTGTTGGATATGCCGGGCTTTTCAGTCTTGGGCTTTTTATTTCTATTGGAATAGTGGGTAGCCTTTGTTGGGTTTTGGGACGCATTTTAGGCGATGTATCCCCATATTTTTTTATTCCCGTTGGCGTCTTATTCGTCATTTTAGGGCTAGATTTAATGGGTGTTTCTGCTTGTCGTTTACCCTCGTTTAGTAAAGGTAAATTATTTTTGCGTGGATATATCGGGGCGTTAGTGCTTGGGCTTAGTTATGGCATAATTTCAGGTGCCTGCACTTTTGGCTTTATTGCTCCTATTTTGGCGATTATCAGCGTGCAACAACAAGTCATGCACGGTATTATCTTACTTTTCGTGTTTGCCCTTGGGCATTGTTTACCTATTGCAATCGCCGGTAGCTCCGTCGCCCTTGCCCAGCGTCTTTTGTCATCAAAAAGTATGCAGGTAGCCACAACTTGGGGGCGTAAATTGGCAGGCGTTTTGGTTGTTGGAGTTGGAATATATGTTATACTCACGCCATTTTTTGCTTAA
- the pheS gene encoding phenylalanine--tRNA ligase subunit alpha — MNLIAALEGLIPELKTGLENANSEADLEELRIDFLGRKGRLAKIMESLASLDPSERPLVGKTANQVKEALNAAFDEKKQAILALAQSNALASFDPTLPGRRLEQGSLHPISLVMKQVSDIFATLGYKVAQGPQVELDKYNFEYVNFPHDHPSRDMQDTLYITDNVLLRTHTTPVQMRTMLANKPPLAIISPGKVYRRDSDLTHTPMFHQIEGMYIDTKVSLADLRGTLTYLIHSLFGKERKVRFRPSFFPFTEPSIEVDISCALCGGKGFKNNEPCRVCKTTGWVEILGAGMIDPTLFTNAGYPDDTYTGFAFGMGVERIAMLKYGITDLRMFFQNDMRFLSQFASV, encoded by the coding sequence ATGAACTTAATTGCTGCCCTCGAAGGACTCATTCCCGAACTTAAAACAGGATTGGAAAACGCTAACTCCGAAGCCGACCTAGAAGAATTAAGAATTGATTTTTTAGGTCGTAAAGGACGCTTGGCAAAAATAATGGAATCTTTAGCTAGCCTAGACCCAAGCGAAAGACCTTTAGTAGGTAAAACGGCAAATCAGGTTAAAGAAGCCTTAAACGCTGCTTTTGATGAAAAAAAACAAGCTATTTTAGCCCTAGCTCAAAGCAACGCTTTAGCAAGTTTTGACCCGACCCTTCCGGGTAGACGTTTAGAACAAGGCTCGCTCCACCCTATCAGCTTAGTTATGAAACAAGTTTCTGATATTTTTGCGACTCTTGGCTATAAAGTAGCTCAAGGGCCACAAGTTGAGTTAGACAAATATAATTTTGAATACGTTAACTTTCCGCATGACCACCCTTCAAGGGATATGCAAGATACTCTTTATATTACTGATAATGTTTTGTTACGCACTCACACAACCCCTGTTCAGATGCGTACTATGCTCGCAAATAAACCACCTTTAGCGATTATTTCACCCGGAAAAGTTTATCGTCGTGATTCTGATTTAACTCATACTCCTATGTTTCACCAAATCGAAGGCATGTATATTGATACCAAAGTAAGTTTAGCCGACCTTAGAGGAACGCTCACTTATCTTATTCACTCTCTGTTTGGAAAAGAACGCAAAGTACGCTTTCGTCCTAGCTTCTTCCCATTTACTGAGCCAAGTATTGAAGTAGATATTTCTTGTGCTTTATGTGGCGGAAAAGGCTTTAAAAACAACGAGCCTTGTAGAGTTTGTAAAACCACCGGTTGGGTAGAAATACTCGGTGCGGGCATGATAGACCCAACTTTATTTACTAACGCCGGCTACCCTGATGATACCTATACTGGCTTTGCCTTTGGCATGGGCGTGGAACGTATCGCCATGTTAAAATACGGCATAACTGATTTGCGTATGTTCTTCCAAAATGACATGCGTTTTTTAAGCCAGTTTGCGAGTGTTTAA
- a CDS encoding sigma-54 interaction domain-containing protein produces MMIDDTISNLTDGKNILKKNPRIKDAVLSTVKRMAITLSAKNTRSSFFSALSKEIAKIYPFDRLSINLYDSENEVLCIFTSAEGTVVSALSTLREANANTVAGRVISTRKPVVISNLLAQFHGELAQPMTEAGLNCTVAFPLIENQEIIGTLHCSFVEEPNFFMELIDFFAELVPFITVFLSHVLTKELLNQTKTFPAPVHLPGALAKQDLMLFGSENMQELMTHAKAVAALNIPVLITGETGTGKTLLARYLHNNSPRSEHNFVKVNCPSIAPNLIESELFGHVKGAFTGANMNRIGRIEFSQNGTLFLDEVAELPIEMQSKFLQVLEEKAFERVGENIQTRSDFRLISATNQNINQAISNNKLRQDFYYRLSTITIHLPPLRERIEDIPLLFEHLANIQANQLGLPQISLSSKLMDILKAHKWVGNIRELRNVTNRLLIQNTRSKITIENLQEILNDNVSNTQKAQPTTPQAENTKNNTEQIEYRQEKNDSNDFQSLEQIERNHIIKTLKSCEGILSGTDGAAKKLGLPRTTLQNKMRKLGIAKEDYS; encoded by the coding sequence ATGATGATTGATGACACAATTTCTAATCTTACAGACGGTAAAAACATACTAAAAAAAAACCCTCGTATTAAAGATGCCGTTTTATCCACAGTTAAAAGAATGGCAATCACTTTATCAGCAAAAAACACTCGCAGCAGTTTTTTTTCGGCACTCAGCAAAGAAATAGCCAAAATCTATCCCTTTGATCGTTTAAGTATCAACCTTTATGATTCAGAAAATGAAGTATTGTGTATCTTTACATCTGCCGAAGGCACTGTTGTCAGCGCACTATCAACACTCAGAGAGGCAAACGCTAACACTGTTGCCGGACGCGTAATCAGCACACGCAAACCCGTTGTTATCTCAAACCTATTGGCACAATTTCACGGAGAACTTGCCCAACCGATGACGGAAGCCGGGCTTAATTGTACGGTGGCTTTTCCATTAATTGAAAATCAAGAAATTATCGGGACCTTACATTGTTCCTTTGTCGAAGAGCCAAATTTTTTCATGGAACTTATTGATTTTTTTGCTGAACTTGTTCCATTTATTACAGTATTTTTAAGCCACGTTTTAACAAAAGAGCTTTTAAACCAAACTAAAACCTTCCCCGCGCCTGTCCACCTTCCCGGTGCTTTGGCAAAACAAGACCTTATGTTGTTCGGCAGTGAGAACATGCAAGAACTAATGACCCACGCCAAGGCTGTTGCCGCCTTGAATATTCCGGTTTTGATTACGGGAGAAACGGGAACGGGAAAAACCCTGCTCGCTCGTTATCTTCATAATAACAGCCCAAGGTCAGAACATAATTTTGTTAAAGTAAACTGTCCGTCTATCGCTCCTAATTTGATAGAAAGTGAACTTTTCGGACACGTCAAAGGAGCTTTTACCGGTGCAAACATGAACCGTATCGGACGTATTGAATTTTCTCAAAACGGAACACTCTTCCTTGACGAAGTTGCCGAATTACCTATTGAAATGCAAAGCAAGTTTTTACAAGTGCTTGAAGAAAAAGCTTTTGAAAGAGTAGGCGAAAATATACAAACCAGATCAGACTTTCGTCTTATTTCCGCAACAAACCAAAATATAAACCAAGCCATAAGCAACAACAAACTGCGTCAAGACTTTTATTATCGCCTATCAACAATTACAATTCACCTTCCACCGCTCAGAGAAAGAATTGAGGATATTCCTCTTTTATTTGAACACCTTGCCAATATTCAGGCAAATCAGCTCGGGTTACCCCAAATCAGTTTGTCGTCAAAGTTAATGGATATTTTAAAAGCACACAAATGGGTAGGAAATATAAGAGAACTCAGAAACGTAACCAACAGGCTATTGATTCAAAATACACGTAGCAAAATTACTATTGAAAACCTGCAAGAAATTTTAAATGATAATGTTTCAAATACTCAAAAAGCTCAACCAACAACACCCCAAGCCGAAAACACCAAAAACAACACAGAACAAATTGAATATAGACAAGAAAAAAATGACTCAAATGATTTTCAAAGCTTAGAACAAATAGAACGCAACCACATAATAAAAACCTTGAAATCTTGCGAAGGTATTCTTTCGGGAACAGACGGAGCCGCCAAAAAGCTTGGGCTTCCACGCACCACCCTGCAAAACAAAATGCGCAAACTCGGTATCGCCAAAGAAGATTATTCTTAA
- a CDS encoding MoaD/ThiS family protein, with protein MSMKLEIKCFATLASQAPTNGVLEMPAKSTVMHVMKQLQINPDEVKIIFVNGLHADADTVLKDGDRVGLFPPVGGG; from the coding sequence ATGAGTATGAAATTAGAAATAAAATGTTTCGCAACTTTAGCCTCGCAAGCACCTACTAATGGGGTTTTAGAAATGCCCGCAAAAAGTACGGTGATGCATGTCATGAAGCAATTACAGATTAACCCGGACGAGGTAAAAATTATTTTTGTTAATGGGTTACATGCAGATGCGGATACTGTGTTAAAAGACGGCGACCGTGTTGGCTTATTCCCACCGGTGGGCGGTGGTTAA
- the pheT gene encoding phenylalanine--tRNA ligase subunit beta, which translates to MLLSLNWLREFVPYEGSAEALGAKLTMLGLELEDIQRPYGEISDIIIGEVVECERHPDADKLSVCKVNVGSELLNIVCGAPNVAKGQKVPVATIGVKMPEINGAGGFVIKKTKLRGQESCGMICSKRELGLSNDHSGIYVLPADSKIGSKLVDFLNLNDEILDISITPNRADCLSILGLAREVALAYNLPLTMPKMPNFEEYLSDEKVAINIQDPKLCPSYLARILSGVKVAPSVDLIAQRLQAVGVRPISNIVDITNYILMELGQPLHAFDLSKISGNTINVALAQEGEKFTALDGQTYTLKSTDLTIRDSERAVALAGVMGGQNSEVGDSSTNILLECAVFNPSIIRKTARRLALHSESSYRFERGIDQVNSRFALNRAAALMCQYAGGKVLKQEQGYESKAFVPAVSRFRVQKAVDLLGVELKTEFCENTLKQLGCQLNKVNEAEFNVTMPSWRHDLEREVDLIEEVGRVYGVDLIPPTLPSIPQFLNKDTSSIDAGAKDFAFLMRLRTWASGSGLNEAINYSFVGHKDLDTFNLAQAGRVSIKNPLNAELDVLRTDLMPGMMNSLRENLAQAGTSVRLFELAHCFEASSDSETTVKEQSKMAILLYGTRSSQSFGHSEADCDYFDIKGYVENLLCFLNLGQAEYKLNSTHSFLLPAVEVSLSGQQVGIIGQIKTEIADQYHARKAVWVAELNLEVLAKLSAKTTILFKALPTYPAVKRDITFICPLGLKYSELYSAVVALKRPLLEHIEFIDVFSPDGKNERNLTVRLTFRHAEKTLKDTDVDKERETIVNAIQKTLGLSV; encoded by the coding sequence ATGTTATTAAGTCTTAATTGGTTACGTGAATTTGTACCTTACGAAGGCAGTGCAGAAGCTTTAGGGGCTAAGCTCACTATGCTCGGTCTTGAACTTGAAGATATACAACGCCCGTATGGAGAGATTTCCGATATTATTATTGGTGAAGTTGTTGAGTGCGAACGCCACCCTGATGCGGATAAACTTTCTGTTTGTAAAGTCAATGTAGGATCTGAGCTACTAAATATAGTTTGCGGTGCTCCAAACGTCGCTAAAGGACAAAAAGTTCCTGTGGCGACTATTGGCGTAAAAATGCCGGAAATTAACGGAGCCGGCGGTTTTGTAATCAAAAAAACTAAACTGCGTGGTCAAGAATCTTGTGGTATGATTTGTTCCAAAAGAGAACTAGGTTTATCAAATGATCATAGCGGTATTTATGTTTTACCGGCAGACTCAAAAATCGGTTCTAAACTTGTTGATTTTTTAAATTTGAATGATGAAATTTTAGATATTTCGATTACGCCTAACCGTGCTGATTGTTTATCTATTTTAGGACTCGCCAGAGAAGTTGCACTCGCCTATAACTTACCGTTAACTATGCCAAAGATGCCGAATTTTGAAGAGTATCTGAGCGATGAAAAAGTTGCCATCAACATTCAAGACCCAAAACTTTGCCCTAGTTATCTCGCCCGTATTTTAAGCGGAGTAAAAGTTGCACCCAGCGTAGATTTGATTGCTCAACGTTTGCAGGCTGTCGGCGTTCGCCCTATTTCTAATATTGTTGATATAACTAACTATATTTTAATGGAATTAGGTCAACCGCTACACGCTTTTGATTTAAGTAAAATAAGCGGAAACACTATTAACGTTGCCCTCGCTCAAGAAGGCGAAAAATTCACCGCCCTTGATGGACAAACATATACGCTCAAATCAACGGATCTCACCATTCGAGACAGCGAAAGAGCTGTGGCTCTCGCCGGAGTAATGGGCGGTCAAAACTCTGAAGTGGGCGATTCAAGCACAAATATTTTATTGGAATGTGCTGTATTTAATCCTTCAATCATTCGTAAAACAGCCCGCAGACTCGCCTTACATAGTGAGTCATCTTATCGTTTTGAACGTGGCATTGACCAAGTAAATTCACGTTTTGCCCTAAACCGTGCCGCTGCCTTAATGTGTCAATACGCTGGCGGAAAAGTCCTTAAACAAGAACAAGGTTATGAAAGCAAAGCTTTTGTGCCTGCGGTTTCACGCTTTAGAGTACAAAAAGCTGTCGACCTTTTAGGCGTTGAATTAAAAACTGAATTTTGTGAAAACACTTTAAAACAACTAGGTTGTCAGCTTAATAAAGTTAACGAAGCAGAATTTAACGTAACTATGCCGAGCTGGAGACACGATTTAGAGCGTGAAGTTGACCTTATCGAAGAAGTCGGCCGAGTCTATGGCGTAGATTTAATTCCGCCAACTCTACCGAGTATTCCACAGTTTTTAAATAAAGATACCAGCTCAATTGATGCGGGTGCAAAAGACTTTGCCTTTTTAATGCGTCTTAGAACTTGGGCTTCCGGCTCTGGTTTAAACGAAGCTATAAATTATAGTTTTGTTGGGCATAAAGATTTAGATACGTTCAACCTCGCTCAAGCGGGTCGAGTTTCAATTAAAAATCCTTTGAATGCCGAACTCGATGTTTTACGCACTGACTTAATGCCGGGCATGATGAATTCTTTAAGAGAAAACCTCGCTCAAGCGGGTACAAGCGTAAGATTATTTGAACTCGCCCATTGTTTTGAAGCCAGTTCCGACTCTGAAACCACGGTTAAAGAACAAAGCAAAATGGCAATTCTGCTTTATGGAACACGCTCAAGTCAAAGCTTTGGACACAGCGAAGCGGACTGTGATTATTTCGACATAAAAGGCTATGTTGAAAACCTGCTCTGTTTTTTAAACCTTGGACAAGCAGAATATAAACTTAACTCTACACACAGCTTTTTATTACCTGCCGTTGAAGTGAGCCTATCTGGACAACAAGTTGGAATCATCGGACAAATCAAAACCGAAATAGCCGACCAATATCACGCGCGTAAAGCCGTTTGGGTAGCCGAGTTAAATCTTGAAGTTTTAGCTAAATTAAGTGCTAAAACAACAATACTCTTTAAAGCTTTACCTACTTATCCGGCAGTTAAAAGAGATATTACCTTTATTTGTCCTCTTGGTTTAAAATATAGCGAGCTTTACAGTGCGGTTGTGGCTTTAAAACGCCCTCTATTGGAACATATTGAATTTATAGATGTCTTCTCTCCTGATGGGAAAAATGAACGCAACTTGACCGTACGTTTAACTTTTAGACACGCTGAAAAAACTTTAAAAGATACAGACGTAGATAAAGAACGTGAAACAATTGTAAACGCTATTCAAAAAACACTGGGTTTAAGCGTTTAA
- the larA gene encoding nickel-dependent lactate racemase: MDIKLKYGSDSLVLNIPDSISVDIFEPNEASPLADPLAAFLNALDAMDGSAFTSGSTPKSVAIAVPDETRPLPIKLFLPVLIERILKTFPSLKVEDISIVVGGGLHPPADSAQLQRILPSSLLDGSCPCKIVCHDAKNSPMTYFGETSRGTPVEVNAAIGTADLKIVMGMIDVHQFVGFTGGSKGVAIGCASARMITANHKMLAKEGASAANIESNPVRQDLNEAGELIGVNLAINVVLDASKKPVIVLAGKPVDVMKAGAVETARIYGLKMKEPYDIVIASCGGNPKDICLYQAQKGLTPAAQACKEGGKILILAECSQGIGDDVYHDYVKQFPCPHALMKAFQSSEFRMGAHKAFLFARVTTKKEVVFHTALDEKALSECLLKKGEAQATLNQWIKELKSPRIAVLKNANSSFFSSNE; the protein is encoded by the coding sequence GTGGATATTAAGCTTAAATATGGTTCTGATAGTCTTGTTTTAAACATTCCCGATTCAATATCAGTGGATATTTTTGAGCCCAATGAGGCAAGCCCTTTGGCTGATCCTTTGGCGGCTTTTCTAAATGCCCTTGACGCTATGGACGGTTCTGCATTTACTTCCGGTTCTACGCCGAAAAGTGTTGCTATTGCTGTTCCTGATGAAACAAGACCTTTGCCTATTAAGTTGTTCCTACCTGTTTTGATTGAAAGAATTTTAAAAACTTTCCCTTCTCTGAAAGTAGAAGATATTAGTATCGTTGTTGGTGGCGGTTTACATCCGCCTGCTGATTCTGCACAATTACAAAGGATATTGCCGTCTTCTTTGCTTGATGGTTCTTGTCCTTGTAAGATAGTTTGTCATGATGCGAAAAATTCGCCTATGACTTATTTTGGCGAAACCAGTCGTGGAACGCCTGTTGAAGTTAATGCCGCTATCGGAACGGCTGATTTGAAGATAGTAATGGGCATGATTGATGTGCATCAATTTGTCGGGTTTACCGGTGGGTCTAAGGGTGTTGCTATTGGGTGTGCTTCTGCTCGTATGATTACGGCTAATCATAAGATGCTCGCTAAAGAGGGTGCTTCGGCAGCTAATATTGAAAGTAATCCAGTGCGTCAAGATTTGAATGAAGCCGGTGAGCTTATTGGGGTAAATTTAGCAATTAACGTGGTTTTAGATGCCTCAAAAAAACCGGTTATTGTTTTGGCGGGAAAACCCGTTGACGTAATGAAAGCGGGGGCTGTTGAAACAGCTAGAATTTATGGGCTTAAAATGAAAGAGCCTTACGATATTGTTATTGCTTCTTGTGGCGGTAACCCTAAAGATATTTGTTTGTATCAGGCTCAAAAGGGTTTGACTCCGGCGGCGCAAGCCTGTAAAGAGGGCGGAAAAATTTTAATCTTGGCAGAATGTAGTCAAGGTATCGGTGATGATGTTTATCATGATTATGTTAAACAATTCCCTTGTCCACACGCTTTAATGAAAGCGTTTCAAAGTTCAGAGTTTCGTATGGGTGCTCATAAAGCCTTTTTATTCGCAAGAGTTACAACCAAAAAAGAGGTTGTTTTCCACACCGCTCTTGATGAAAAGGCCTTGTCCGAGTGTTTATTGAAAAAAGGTGAGGCACAAGCAACTTTAAACCAATGGATTAAAGAGCTTAAATCGCCACGTATTGCTGTTTTAAAAAATGCTAATTCTTCGTTTTTTAGTTCCAATGAATAA
- a CDS encoding TrkA C-terminal domain-containing protein has product MIIIEIFTILFRLTGLPEDKARFQVISLLTQCGFTTSQSEPITMSQKRRQLAFIAILFGYTFSLIIVSTLINIFLDMSASDMNTFVGLSAIFTVVFIVIFILIKLKNANRMFDKFIDKLYMRLRKHHINPITVMDMLGSNIIANVYLSNPSDSIVNIPLKNSGIRKDFGIQILLIDRDGEILENIDGETYLLPNDNVIVLGKEKSILQFFGQKES; this is encoded by the coding sequence ATGATCATTATAGAAATTTTTACGATATTGTTCAGGCTAACCGGACTCCCCGAGGATAAAGCACGCTTTCAGGTAATCTCGCTATTAACACAATGCGGCTTTACAACTTCACAAAGCGAACCTATAACTATGTCGCAAAAAAGAAGGCAACTCGCCTTTATTGCAATACTTTTTGGCTATACTTTTTCACTAATTATTGTATCAACGCTCATAAATATATTTTTAGATATGTCTGCATCCGACATGAACACCTTTGTTGGGCTGAGTGCTATTTTTACTGTTGTATTCATTGTTATCTTTATTTTAATAAAACTAAAAAATGCCAATAGAATGTTTGACAAGTTTATTGATAAACTTTACATGCGGCTACGCAAACACCATATAAACCCAATCACAGTAATGGATATGTTAGGTTCAAATATTATTGCAAACGTTTATTTATCAAACCCAAGCGACTCAATTGTTAATATACCACTTAAAAATTCTGGGATAAGAAAAGACTTTGGCATACAAATTTTACTTATTGATAGAGACGGAGAAATATTAGAAAACATAGACGGAGAAACCTATTTGCTTCCCAACGATAACGTAATTGTTTTAGGTAAGGAAAAATCTATTTTACAGTTTTTTGGACAAAAAGAATCTTAA
- a CDS encoding aldehyde ferredoxin oxidoreductase family protein: MDKVLRINVGADGGPKAKTEGLGEYAGLGGRAMTSLVVCKEVPPLCHPLGPENKLVIAPGIMSGSAAPTSGRVSIGCKSPLTGTIKEANSGGSGAQALSRLGYAAVILEGARKNSDLYRIVINSKEVRIEKCNDWRGLTNYDLNYRIRDEFGTKVSVFSIGTAGEMLMCNSTIAVTDPECRPSRHAGRGGVGAVMGSKGIKCIIIEYEDTKMREPKDATKFKDANKRFAEGLLKHGVTGQGLPAYGTNVLVNILNEAGGLPTKNFSTGRFADADKISGETMAATITKRGGNPTHGCHRGCIIKCSGIYVDKDGKYISKQPEYETVWAHGANCGISDLDAIAEMDYWDDNYGLDTIEMGATIAVAMDAGVIQFGDAKGALNLIHETGKGTHLGRILGAGTAVTAKCFGLERAPVVKGQAMPAYDPRAVKGQGVTYATTTMGADHTAGYAVTANILGVGGTVDPLKPAGQVELSRNLQIATAALDSTGWCLFIAFAILDQPETFQAMVDSLNAMTGLSLTADDVNELGKKILRAEKDFNEKAGFGPQQDRLPMYFSREALAPHGVKFDVSDADLDAVYKF, from the coding sequence ATGGACAAAGTACTACGCATTAACGTTGGTGCTGATGGCGGCCCTAAAGCAAAAACCGAAGGACTTGGCGAATATGCCGGTTTAGGCGGAAGAGCCATGACTTCTTTAGTAGTCTGTAAAGAAGTTCCACCTTTATGCCACCCCCTCGGGCCGGAAAACAAATTGGTTATCGCCCCCGGAATTATGAGCGGTTCTGCGGCCCCTACCTCAGGGCGTGTTTCTATCGGCTGTAAAAGCCCTTTAACAGGAACAATAAAAGAAGCAAACTCCGGCGGTAGCGGAGCTCAAGCACTTTCTCGCTTAGGTTATGCGGCAGTTATTTTAGAAGGTGCTCGCAAAAATAGCGATTTATACCGTATCGTTATCAATTCTAAAGAAGTACGCATAGAAAAATGTAATGACTGGCGTGGTCTTACAAACTATGACTTAAACTATCGCATTCGTGATGAATTTGGCACTAAAGTTTCCGTGTTCAGTATTGGTACTGCCGGCGAAATGCTTATGTGTAACTCTACTATTGCTGTTACCGACCCTGAATGTCGCCCTTCTCGCCATGCCGGTCGTGGTGGTGTTGGTGCGGTTATGGGCTCTAAAGGTATTAAATGTATCATTATTGAATATGAAGATACTAAAATGCGTGAACCTAAAGACGCTACTAAATTCAAAGATGCCAACAAACGTTTTGCCGAAGGCCTACTGAAACACGGCGTAACCGGACAAGGACTTCCCGCTTACGGAACAAACGTTTTAGTAAATATTTTAAATGAAGCCGGCGGGTTACCAACAAAGAACTTTAGCACCGGACGTTTTGCTGATGCTGATAAAATATCCGGCGAAACAATGGCCGCCACAATAACCAAACGTGGCGGAAACCCTACTCACGGTTGCCATCGTGGTTGTATTATCAAATGTTCAGGTATTTATGTTGATAAAGACGGAAAATATATCAGCAAACAACCAGAATATGAAACAGTTTGGGCACATGGTGCTAACTGTGGCATTTCTGACCTTGATGCTATTGCTGAAATGGATTACTGGGACGATAACTACGGCTTAGACACCATTGAAATGGGTGCGACTATTGCCGTGGCTATGGACGCAGGCGTTATTCAGTTCGGTGATGCCAAAGGTGCTTTAAATCTTATCCATGAAACAGGTAAGGGAACGCACCTAGGTCGTATTCTTGGTGCAGGCACTGCTGTTACTGCTAAATGTTTCGGGCTTGAACGTGCTCCTGTTGTTAAAGGCCAGGCTATGCCGGCTTATGACCCTCGTGCTGTTAAAGGACAAGGCGTAACTTATGCAACAACTACAATGGGTGCTGACCATACTGCCGGTTATGCTGTTACTGCTAACATCTTAGGCGTTGGTGGAACAGTTGATCCTTTAAAACCAGCAGGACAAGTTGAACTTTCTCGTAACCTACAAATAGCTACGGCAGCCCTTGATTCAACAGGCTGGTGTCTCTTTATTGCTTTTGCAATCTTAGACCAACCGGAAACCTTCCAAGCTATGGTAGACTCTCTTAACGCCATGACAGGCTTGTCTTTAACCGCTGATGATGTTAATGAACTAGGTAAAAAGATATTGAGAGCTGAAAAAGACTTTAACGAAAAAGCAGGGTTTGGGCCTCAACAAGACCGCTTGCCTATGTACTTTAGCCGTGAAGCGTTAGCACCTCACGGAGTTAAGTTCGATGTAAGCGATGCTGATTTAGACGCTGTTTATAAATTCTAA